In Macadamia integrifolia cultivar HAES 741 chromosome 1, SCU_Mint_v3, whole genome shotgun sequence, a single window of DNA contains:
- the LOC122083116 gene encoding uncharacterized protein LOC122083116 isoform X1, which translates to MARKTSSCAICENPNLASICATCVNYRLNEYNTSLRSLKSVRDSLYLRLSAELIAKGKADDQRSWRVLQEEKLTRLREKLHLTEKQLMQGKAKLEKMSNDLKVRYGMVESALSTLEKNRTEQLEKFYPNLICTQSLGHMAITSERLHKQSVVIKQICKLFPQRRVNIDGEKKDGSSGQYDTICNARLPRGLDPHSVPSEELAASMGYMMQLLNLVVHNLAAPALHNSGFAGSCSRIWQRNSFWDAGPSSRSNEYPLFIPRQNLCSTSGENSWSDRSSSNFGVASLESVKKSHLDAAGSCSFNYSSSSPHSIESHKDLQKGISLLKKSVACITAYCYNSLCLDVPSEASTFEAFAKLLATLSSSKEVRSVFSLKMACSRSGKQVQQLNKSVWHVNSTISSSSLLDSAHSTPIMRNNFENNLSNSAASFLYTTEISDARRPESLADGWDIVEHPTFPPPPSQTEDIEHWTRAMFTDATKR; encoded by the exons ATGGCGAGAAAAACCAGTAGCTGTGCTATATGCGAGAACCCAAATCTCGCTTCTATATGTGCTACCTGCGTCAATTACAG ATTAAATGAGTACAACACATCCTTGAGATCACTGAAGAGTGTTCGGGATTCCCTGTATTTGAGATTGAGTGCGGAGCTCATTGCAAAG GGAAAAGCTGATGATCAACGCAGCTGGAGAGTGCTTCAGGAAGAGAAATTGACAAGGTTGAGGGAGAAGCTCCATCTTACAGAGAAACAACTCATGCAAG GGAAAGCTAAGCTCGAAAAGATGTCTAATGACTTAAAAGTTAGATATGGGATGGTTGAATCAGCTCTTAGTACA TTGGAGAAGAACCGTACAGAGCAGCTAGAAAAGTTCTACCCAAATCTTATCTGCACTCAAAGCTTGGGGCAT ATGGCCATTACCTCTGAACGTCTCCATAAACAATCAGTGGTTATAAAACAAATCTGCAAATTGTTCCCACAACGACGG GTGAACATAGATggagagaaaaaagatggaTCCAGTGGTCAGTATGATACAATATGTAATGCGCGATTACCACGTGGGCTAGATCCACATTCTGTTCCATCTGAAGAGCTTGCTGCCTCCATGGG ATATATGATGCAACTTCTAAATCTTGTTGTCCATAACCTGGCTGCTCCTGCACTTCATAACTCAGGTTTTGCG GGTTCATGCTCACGTATTTGGCAACGGAATTCATTCTGGGATGCCGGGCCATCTTCTCGGAG CAATGAGTATCCGCTTTTTATCCCACGCCAGAATCTTTGCTCCACTAGTGGAGAAAATTCATGGTCAGATAGAAGCTCAAGTAATTTTGGGGTTGCTTCACTGGAGTCGGTAAAAAAGTCCCATCTGGATGCTGCTGGAAGTTGTAGTTTTAACTATTCATCTTCATCTCCACATTCAATTGAATCTCACAAAGACCTGCAGAAAGGGATATCACTTCTCAAGAAAAGTGTGGCATGCATTACAGCATACTGTTACAATTCATTGTGTTTGGATGTCCCCTCTGAGGCATCCACTTTTGAAGCATTTGCAAAGTTGTTGGCCacactttcttcttctaagGAAGTTCGATCTGTTTTCTCCTTGAAAATGGCATGTTCAAG ATCAGGCAAGCAAGTTCAACAGTTGAACAAATCTGTATGGCATGTTAATTCAACCATTTCATCGAGCAGTTTATTGGACAGCGCTCATTCAACACCTATAATG CGGAACAATTTTGAGAATAACCTTTCCAATTCTGCTGCTAGTTTTCTTTATACCACCGAGATTTCTGATGCTAGAAGGCCAGAAAGCCTTGCTGATGGGTGGGATATAGTGGAGCATCCCACTTTTCCACCTCCACCATCACAAACAGAGGACATAGAGCATTGGACTCGAGCCATGTTTACTGATGCAACAAAGAGATGA
- the LOC122078167 gene encoding uncharacterized protein At4g37920 — MVIASATIRASCLPSNRCCLIKDPSASSRNSSVPLSFGRNSWRTPCGRRTKGLKLLLDPLRLQRSSLAAVKNDTSAVLDGSNKDQVSVFHSSDQADIHEERTEVSGESAGRKDGPECLDDGRMIRVCDKLIEVFMVDKPDPTDWRRLLAFSKEWSNIRHHFYRLCQERADNESDPGMQHKLLRLQRKLKEIDDDVQRHNELIEVIKAAPSEISEVVARRRKDFTKEFFVHLHTVAESYYDDPVEQNALAKLGNTCLAVIQAYDTASESIEALNAAELKFNDIINSPSVDAACRKIDHLAEKNQLDSALMLMITKAWSASKESNMMKDEVKDILYHLYMTARGNLQRLMPKEIRILKYVLTIKDREEQLCALKDAFTPGDELEGKDVDSLYTTPEKFFTWIRTVLDAYHFSREGTLIREARDMMNPQIIQQLEELKQLVQNNFM; from the exons ATGGTGATCGCTTCTGCGACCATCCGGGCATCATGTCTTCCCTCAAATCGTTGTTGCCTGATCAAAGATCCCTCTGCTAGTTCACGAAACTCTTCGGTGCCCTTGTCTTTTGGCAGAAATTCCTGGAGAACTCCTTGTGGACGCAGAACCAAAG GCCTTAAGTTGCTGCTTGACCCTCTCAGGCTGCAGCGGTCCTCTCTTGCAGCAGTGAAAAATGACACAAGTGCAGTATTGGATGGTAGTAACAAGGATCAGGTATCGGTCTTTCATTCTTCTGATCAAGCCGATATACATGAAGAACGTACAGAAGTATCTGGTGAAAGTGcaggaagaaaagatggtccAGAATGCTTAGATGATGGCAGGATGATAAGGGTTTGTGATAAGCTTATTGAGGTGTTCATGGTTGACAAACCTGATCCAACTGATTGGAGAAGGTTATTAGCTTTCAGCAAAGAATGGAGCAATATCCGCCATCATTTCTATAGACTGTGTCAGGAGCGAGCAGATAATGAAAGTGATCCTGGTATGCAACACAAGCTACTTCGGCTTCAAAGGAAGTTGAAAGAG attgatgatgatgtgcaAAGACACAATGAACTTATTGAAGTTATTAAGGCAGCACCATCTGAGATCAGTGAAGTTGTTGCCAGAAGGCGTAAAGATTTTACCAAGGAATTCTTTGTCCATCTTCACACTGTAGCAGAATCATATTATGATGATCCAGTGGAGCAAAATG CTTTGGCTAAGCTCGGGAACACATGCTTGGCTGTGATACAAGCCTATGATACTGCATCCGAAAGTATTGAAGCCTTGAATGCTGCTGAGCTAAAGTTCAATGATATAATTAATTCGCCTAGTGTAGATGCTGCTTGCCGAAAGATAGACCATTTGGCTGAGAAAAACCAACTTGATTCTGCATTGATGCTAATGATCACCAAAGCCTGGTCTGCTTCCAAGGAGTCAAACATGATGAAAGATGAG GTCAAAGACATATTATATCACTTGTATATGACTGCTCGAGGCAATCTTCAGAGGCTCATGCCAAAAGAGATTAGGATACTTAAGTATGTTCTCACAATTAAGGATCGTGAGGAGCAGCTCTGTGCCTTAAAAGATGCATTCACACCTGGAGATGAACTTGAAGGGAAGGATGTAGACTCCCTTTACAC AACCCCGGAGAAGTTTTTTACTTGGATTAGAACGGTGTTGGATGCATACCATTTCAGCAGAGAAGGCACTCTTATCCGGGAAGCTAGGGATATGATGAATCCGCAGATCATTCAGCAACTAGAGGAGCTGAAGCAACTAGTTCAGAATAACTTCATGTGA
- the LOC122083107 gene encoding uncharacterized protein LOC122083107, which produces MADHANPSPLLAPTPVAEPSEIDLEAGPGEQIQCRICLETDGRDFIAPCKCKGTSKYVHRACLDHWRAVREGFAFAHCTTCKAPYHLRVHVLADRKWRTLKFRFFVTRDIIFIFLAVQLVISSLAYLVYLIDGYQQFWLRLAWGFDSQLSFYYICGALLFFALLGLSGCFITCYDRRVRNDLAQPCRELCLCCCQPGMCADCHLPGTLCMWTDCTTCFESCASTAGECGGCLGGAGEAGLPLLFIMGLIVLGLFTVIGIFYSVLVATMVGQRIWQRHYHILAKRMLTKEYVVEDVDGETIDSNWSPPPLPPEHVQQLKTLGLL; this is translated from the exons ATGGCGGATCATGCAAATCCTTCTCCTCTCCTTGCTCCTACTCCCGTCGCTGAACCAAGCGAGATCGACCTTGAAGCAGGACCTGGAGAGCAAATCCAGTGCAGAATTTGTCTTGAAACCGATG GTAGGGATTTTATTGCTCCTTGCAAGTGCAAAGGAACTTCGAAATATGTTCACCGCGCATGTTTGGATCACTGGAGAGCTGTTAGG GAAGGGTTTGCATTTGCTCATTGCACAACCTGCAAGGCCCCTTACCACTTGAGAGTGCATGTACTTGCGGATAGGAAATGGCGAACTTTGAAGTTCCGCTTCTTTGTAACTAGAGATATAATATTTATCTTTCTGGCTGTTCAACTT GTAATTTCTTCCTTGGCATATTTGGTGTACTTAATTGATGGTTACCAGCAATTTTGGCTTCGTCTGGCTTGGGGTTTTGACAGCCAACTTAGTTTCTACTACATTTGTG GAGCTCTGCTGTTTTTTGCTTTGCTGGGATTGTCGGGGTGCTTCATTACTTGTTATGATCGAAGAGTACGTAATGATCTAGCTCAGCCATGCCGAGAATTATGTCTTTGTTGCTGCCAGCCAGG AATGTGTGCAGACTGCCATTTACCTGGCACGCTTTGTATGTGGACAGACTGTACCACATGTTTTGAAAGTTGTGCAAGTACGGCAGGTGAATGTGGTGGTTGCTTGGGTGGCGCTGGTGAAGCAGGGTTGCCATTACTATTTATCATGGGTTTAATTGTACTTGGACTTTTCACTGTTATTGGCATATTCTACAGCGTACTTGTGGCTACAATGGTTGGGCAAAGGATTTGGCAGCGTCACTATCACATACTTGCAAAAAGAATGCTAACAAAA GAGTATGTTGTGGAGGATGTTGATGGTGAGACGATAGATTCCAACTGGTCTCCTCCACCCCTCCCACCTGAGCATGTTCAGCAGTTGAAGACACTCGGTCTCCTGTAA
- the LOC122082374 gene encoding E3 ubiquitin-protein ligase RHA2B-like → MKMGSVSEFLSKLYTIAICLFSIFVIEIVILIRTFSRYPWRVYKSASGITASTTLLTLIDAQHPAIRYTTAAAPGGESKECSVCLTRLEDGDEIRELQCKHDFHKDCLDQWLKREQVTCPLCRRYVLPEEVVSEHKRLRSDDELFREEAQFAFMIYTMYGGGLHITPSG, encoded by the coding sequence atgaaaatgggaaGCGTTTCAGAGTTTCTCTCTAAGCTCTACACCATAGCCATCTGCTTGTTCTCCATCTTCGTCATCGAAATAGTCATCCTCATTCGAACCTTCTCACGCTATCCTTGGCGAGTTTACAAAAGCGCCTCCGGAATCACCGCTAGCACCACCTTATTGACTCTAATAGACGCTCAGCATCCGGCGATCCGTTATACCACCGCCGCCGCCCCCGGCGGTGAATCGAAGGAATGCTCCGTGTGTTTGACGAGATTGGAAGACGGAGATGAAATCAGAGAACTGCAATGCAAGCACGATTTCCATAAAGATTGTTTAGATCAATGGTTGAAGAGGGAACAGGTGACGTGTCCGTTGTGCAGGAGGTATGTGTTGCCGGAAGAAGTTGTGTCGGAGCACAAGCGATTGAGAAGCGATGATGAATTATTCAGGGAAGAGGCGCAGTTTGCGTTCATGATCTACACTATGTACGGTGGTGGGTTGCATATAACGCCATCTGGATGA
- the LOC122083116 gene encoding uncharacterized protein LOC122083116 isoform X2: protein MARKTSSCAICENPNLASICATCVNYRLNEYNTSLRSLKSVRDSLYLRLSAELIAKGKADDQRSWRVLQEEKLTRLREKLHLTEKQLMQGKAKLEKMSNDLKVRYGMVESALSTLEKNRTEQLEKFYPNLICTQSLGHMAITSERLHKQSVVIKQICKLFPQRRVNIDGEKKDGSSGQYDTICNARLPRGLDPHSVPSEELAASMGYMMQLLNLVVHNLAAPALHNSGFAGSCSRIWQRNSFWDAGPSSRSNEYPLFIPRQNLCSTSGENSWSDRSSSNFGVASLESVKKSHLDAAGSCSFNYSSSSPHSIESHKDLQKGISLLKKSVACITAYCYNSLCLDVPSEASTFEAFAKLLATLSSSKEVRSVFSLKMACSRSGKQVQQLNKSVWHVNSTISSSSLLDSAHSTPIMFSLYHRDF from the exons ATGGCGAGAAAAACCAGTAGCTGTGCTATATGCGAGAACCCAAATCTCGCTTCTATATGTGCTACCTGCGTCAATTACAG ATTAAATGAGTACAACACATCCTTGAGATCACTGAAGAGTGTTCGGGATTCCCTGTATTTGAGATTGAGTGCGGAGCTCATTGCAAAG GGAAAAGCTGATGATCAACGCAGCTGGAGAGTGCTTCAGGAAGAGAAATTGACAAGGTTGAGGGAGAAGCTCCATCTTACAGAGAAACAACTCATGCAAG GGAAAGCTAAGCTCGAAAAGATGTCTAATGACTTAAAAGTTAGATATGGGATGGTTGAATCAGCTCTTAGTACA TTGGAGAAGAACCGTACAGAGCAGCTAGAAAAGTTCTACCCAAATCTTATCTGCACTCAAAGCTTGGGGCAT ATGGCCATTACCTCTGAACGTCTCCATAAACAATCAGTGGTTATAAAACAAATCTGCAAATTGTTCCCACAACGACGG GTGAACATAGATggagagaaaaaagatggaTCCAGTGGTCAGTATGATACAATATGTAATGCGCGATTACCACGTGGGCTAGATCCACATTCTGTTCCATCTGAAGAGCTTGCTGCCTCCATGGG ATATATGATGCAACTTCTAAATCTTGTTGTCCATAACCTGGCTGCTCCTGCACTTCATAACTCAGGTTTTGCG GGTTCATGCTCACGTATTTGGCAACGGAATTCATTCTGGGATGCCGGGCCATCTTCTCGGAG CAATGAGTATCCGCTTTTTATCCCACGCCAGAATCTTTGCTCCACTAGTGGAGAAAATTCATGGTCAGATAGAAGCTCAAGTAATTTTGGGGTTGCTTCACTGGAGTCGGTAAAAAAGTCCCATCTGGATGCTGCTGGAAGTTGTAGTTTTAACTATTCATCTTCATCTCCACATTCAATTGAATCTCACAAAGACCTGCAGAAAGGGATATCACTTCTCAAGAAAAGTGTGGCATGCATTACAGCATACTGTTACAATTCATTGTGTTTGGATGTCCCCTCTGAGGCATCCACTTTTGAAGCATTTGCAAAGTTGTTGGCCacactttcttcttctaagGAAGTTCGATCTGTTTTCTCCTTGAAAATGGCATGTTCAAG ATCAGGCAAGCAAGTTCAACAGTTGAACAAATCTGTATGGCATGTTAATTCAACCATTTCATCGAGCAGTTTATTGGACAGCGCTCATTCAACACCTATAATG TTTTCTTTATACCACCGAGATTTCTGA